In a single window of the Hoyosella subflava DQS3-9A1 genome:
- a CDS encoding SDR family oxidoreductase, with protein sequence MEKSAVGKSVVITGANGGIGLATAVELAGRGFDVIGTVRSERGAETVADAAENAGVSVRTVLCDVTDEEQTQAAFEEIAATTDGGPWALVNNAGIAQAGAIEDVSEELARRQVDVNLLAPARLMRLALPAMRARGEGRIVNVSSMSGRVALPFLGWYAASKYGLEAISDAARREVAGFGVKVILIEPGSYGTGVWNTAFSALPEREKSAYQEAYAMVDQIEAGVADMPPPTPVAQTIRRALSSARPRSRYLVGTDAIGAVLLNSLAPTAVSDYAMRLGTGLTKAPKPFDKIVDRVVQQFV encoded by the coding sequence ATGGAGAAGAGTGCAGTGGGGAAGAGTGTCGTCATCACCGGAGCGAACGGCGGTATCGGTCTCGCGACAGCAGTCGAACTCGCAGGACGCGGGTTTGATGTCATCGGGACGGTCCGGTCTGAGCGCGGCGCCGAGACTGTCGCGGATGCTGCCGAAAACGCGGGTGTAAGCGTTCGGACCGTTCTCTGCGACGTCACAGATGAGGAGCAGACGCAGGCAGCGTTCGAGGAAATCGCGGCGACTACCGATGGTGGACCGTGGGCACTTGTCAACAACGCGGGCATCGCCCAGGCGGGGGCCATTGAGGATGTGAGCGAGGAACTCGCGCGGCGGCAGGTGGACGTTAACCTCCTGGCCCCCGCGCGGCTTATGCGGCTTGCGCTTCCCGCTATGCGTGCGCGCGGCGAGGGGCGAATTGTCAACGTTTCGTCTATGTCTGGCCGGGTCGCGTTGCCGTTTCTCGGATGGTACGCAGCGTCTAAATATGGGCTCGAAGCAATATCTGACGCTGCGCGGCGCGAGGTAGCAGGCTTTGGTGTCAAGGTGATCCTTATCGAGCCAGGCAGCTACGGGACCGGCGTCTGGAATACGGCTTTCTCGGCGTTGCCTGAGCGCGAGAAGTCGGCATACCAGGAGGCGTACGCCATGGTCGATCAGATCGAAGCTGGCGTGGCGGACATGCCCCCGCCGACGCCTGTCGCGCAGACCATTCGCCGTGCCCTTAGCAGCGCCCGTCCGCGTAGTCGCTACCTTGTTGGCACGGATGCGATCGGGGCGGTGCTGCTGAACTCTCTGGCGCCGACGGCGGTGTCGGATTATGCGATGCGGCTGGGGACTGGGCTGACGAAAGCACCGAAACCATTCGACAAGATTGTTGATCGTGTGGTTCAGCAGTTCGTTTAG
- a CDS encoding flavin-containing monooxygenase, with protein MSPQYDAVIVGAGFGGMGAAIALKQLGLGNILILEREDDLGGTWHVNRYPGLAVDIASVTYSYSFEPNPHWSRLFASGPELKQYADHVADKYELRQYMRFGAVVGGGVWDSEARQWTVSIAGQESVTARYLLTATGFLSQPHTPDIPGIDTFKGKIIHTTAWDDSYDLSGRKAAIIGTGATAVQLIPKLAQQVDELTVYQRTPIWVTPKVDAPIPRPVQGLFARLPFTQRAARAVNTAILEAMMVSAVLHFRQARLLNTAAAAVAKLHLRAQVRDPELRRKLTPDYDFGCKRPTFSNDYFPTFNKPNVHLQTSTIERIESDGIVTADGRKANVDTLVLATGFNLWDFNFPAIEIIGREGRNLGKWWRENRFQAFEGISVPQFPNYLTLASPYSYSGLSYFTTIEVQMKHLKRLLNEVKRRGATTFEVTEEANAEYLDRMTEKLGDSVFYQGNCQTSRSYYFNQHGEAAILRATSTITAHREAERFPLESYNYA; from the coding sequence ATGTCACCGCAGTACGACGCCGTTATCGTTGGTGCAGGCTTCGGCGGAATGGGCGCGGCAATCGCGCTCAAGCAACTTGGGCTCGGCAACATCCTGATTCTCGAACGCGAAGACGATTTGGGTGGGACGTGGCACGTCAACCGGTATCCGGGCCTCGCCGTGGACATCGCATCAGTGACCTATTCGTACTCGTTCGAACCGAACCCGCACTGGTCGCGGCTCTTCGCCTCGGGGCCCGAACTGAAGCAGTACGCGGACCATGTGGCGGATAAATACGAGCTGCGTCAGTACATGCGGTTCGGCGCCGTGGTCGGCGGTGGTGTGTGGGACAGCGAAGCGCGCCAGTGGACAGTGTCAATCGCGGGCCAAGAATCTGTGACTGCTCGGTACCTCCTTACAGCCACGGGCTTCCTGTCGCAGCCACACACACCAGATATTCCTGGCATCGACACCTTCAAAGGCAAGATCATCCATACAACGGCTTGGGATGATTCCTATGATCTGAGTGGACGCAAAGCCGCGATCATCGGTACCGGCGCTACCGCTGTCCAGTTGATCCCGAAGCTTGCCCAGCAGGTCGACGAACTGACTGTGTACCAGCGGACCCCTATCTGGGTGACTCCGAAGGTCGACGCTCCGATCCCACGGCCTGTGCAGGGACTGTTTGCGCGGCTGCCGTTCACACAGCGCGCTGCCCGCGCCGTGAACACCGCAATTCTGGAAGCAATGATGGTCAGCGCAGTGCTGCATTTCCGGCAGGCACGGCTGCTCAACACCGCCGCCGCAGCTGTCGCGAAGCTTCACCTGCGTGCACAGGTGAGGGACCCAGAGTTGCGCCGCAAACTCACGCCCGACTACGACTTCGGCTGCAAGCGCCCCACCTTCTCAAACGATTACTTCCCGACTTTCAACAAGCCGAATGTTCACTTGCAGACCTCGACTATCGAGCGCATCGAGTCGGACGGGATAGTCACCGCGGATGGCCGCAAGGCCAACGTGGACACGCTTGTCCTGGCGACGGGCTTCAACCTTTGGGATTTCAACTTCCCTGCGATCGAGATCATCGGTAGGGAGGGGCGAAACCTCGGTAAGTGGTGGCGTGAGAACCGTTTTCAGGCATTCGAAGGCATCAGCGTGCCGCAGTTCCCGAACTACCTCACGTTGGCGAGCCCCTACTCGTACAGCGGCCTCTCGTACTTCACGACTATTGAGGTCCAGATGAAGCACCTGAAACGGCTCCTCAACGAAGTGAAGCGCCGCGGCGCGACGACCTTCGAGGTCACAGAAGAAGCCAACGCGGAGTACCTCGACCGGATGACTGAAAAACTCGGCGATTCTGTGTTTTATCAGGGCAATTGCCAAACGTCGCGCAGCTACTACTTCAACCAGCACGGCGAGGCGGCGATATTGCGGGCCACGTCGACGATCACCGCGCACCGTGAAGCTGAGCGGTTCCCGCTGGAAAGCTACAACTACGCATAA